The Suncus etruscus isolate mSunEtr1 chromosome 14, mSunEtr1.pri.cur, whole genome shotgun sequence genome contains a region encoding:
- the TERF2IP gene encoding LOW QUALITY PROTEIN: telomeric repeat-binding factor 2-interacting protein 1 (The sequence of the model RefSeq protein was modified relative to this genomic sequence to represent the inferred CDS: inserted 1 base in 1 codon; deleted 1 base in 1 codon), with protein sequence MAEALELGKDPVGPSHSSTLFVNADGSPMSFYVRPSAAKRRLSTLILHGGGSVCRVQEPGAVLLAQPGEAAAEASGDFISTQFVLDCVERDEKLDLEAYRLRDKEKEAESEAEAEAEAPPSTGRLAFTDADDVAILTFVKEHARTAASASGTALWKALERSARTAHPWQALRDRYLKRLRGHEHKYLLGDAPVSPASQKLKRKAEQDPQAAESGEPQNKKTPYCQKRIYCKEEIKENEVAVKKMLVDATREFEEIVVEESPDFEIHITMCDDDPPEEDSETQAEERGGGRRKVSPSEVGVAIKIIRQLMEKFNLDLSTVIQAFLKNSGELEATSSFLESGQRADGYPIWSRQDDLDLQKDDAVTREXLVKKFGPHNVARRIEFRKK encoded by the exons ATGGCGGAGGCGCTCGAACTCGGCAAGGACCCCGTCGGGCCTTCGCATTCCTCGACGCTCTTCGTGAACGCCGACGGCAGCCCCATGTCCTTCTACGTGCGGCCCAGCGCGGCGAAGCGGCGCCTGTCGACGCTGATCCTGCACGGCGGCGGCAGCGTGTGCCGGGTGCAGGAGCCGGGCGCCGTGTTGCTGGCGCAGCCGGGCGAGGCGGCCGCGGAGGCTTCGGGCGACTTCATCTCCACCCAGTTCGTCCTGGACTGCGTGGAGCGCGACGAGAAGCTCGACCTGGAGGCCTACCGCCTGCGGGACAAGGAGAAGGAGGCGGAGAGCGAGGCCGAGGCGGAGGCCGAGGCGCCGCCGTCCACGGGCCGCCTGGCCTTCACGGACGCCGACGACGTGGCCATCCTGACGTTCGTCAAGGAGCACGCGCGCACGGCCGCCTCGGCCTCGGGCACGGCGCTCTGGAAGGCGCTGGAGAGGAGCGCGCGCACGGCGCACCCCTGGCAGGCCCTGCGCGACCGCTACCTCAAGCGCCTGCGCGGCCACGAGCACAAGTACCTGCTGGGCGACGCGCCCGTCAGCCCCGCCAGCCAGAAGCTCAAGCGCAAGGCCGAGCAGGACCCCCAGGCGGCGGAGAGCGGGG aaccacagaataaGAAAACTCCATATTGCCAAAAGAGAATTTATTGCAAAGAA GAGATCAAGGAGAATGAAGTAGCGGTCAAAAAAATGCTTGTGGATGCCACCAGGGAGTTTGAAGAGATTGTG GTGGAGGAGAGCCCTGATTTTGAAATCCACATAACAATGTGTGATGATGATCCCCCTGAAGAAGACTCAGAAACACAGgctgaagagagaggaggaggaagaagaaaagtctCTCCTTCTGAGGTGGGAGTGGCTATTAAGATCATCCGGCAATTAATGGAAAAGTTTAATTTGGACCTCTCAACTGTTATACAGGCCTTCCTGAAAAATAGTGGTGAGCTCGAGGCTACTTCCTCTTTTTTAGAGTCTGGTCAGAGGGCTGAtgggtatcccatttggtcccgacAGGATGACTTAGATTTACAAAAAGATGATGCAGTTACCCGAG CACTCGTCAAAAAATTTGGTCCTCATAATGTAGCTCGGAGAATTGAATTTCGAAAGAAATAA